The Nocardioides ginsengisegetis region AAGGCCGCCCGCGCGATGGTCTCCATCGTCAGCTTGGTCATGTACGTCGCCACGTCGACCGGCCGGTCGTCGGGCAGCACCTCGAACAGCTCGCGGACGGCCTCGAGCATCACGCCGTGGTAGCGCTGCATCGCCGGCCGGGTGAACGCGGGCATCAGCAGGTCGTGGGCGAGCTGCCAGGTCGGCTCGTCGTTGTGAGCGGTGAACAGCCCGTCACCCGCGAACTCCCGCAGCGCCTCCAGTGCCGGCGGCAGCGCCTTCTCGAAGCGCTGCTCGTCGCACAGCTCCGCGCACAGCCCGGCCCCGGTCACGAAGACGAACTTCGTGCGGAACACGTGCTGCTCGAGCAGCGGCCGGTAGGACGCGGCCCGCTGCATGATCGTCTGCACCGCGGTGTCGGGCCGCAGGTCGCCGACGTCGCCGACGATCCGGCGGCGCCCCGGCGGGTGCGGGAGGACCTGGCCGGACCAGTCGTTGCGCATGGGTGCTCCTGCGGGCAGGCAATTGGATGTGGGTTCAATAGTTCTCCGCCTACTGAACCGCTGTCAAGTAGTCTGTCCGCGTGACCCGCACCCGCCTCTCCCCCGAGGAGCGCTCCCAGCAGCTGCTCGACCTGGGGGCCGAGCTGTTCGCGGCGACGCCGTACGAGGACGTCCACATCGAGCGGGTCGCCGAGCTCGCAGGAGTCTCGCGCGGGCTGCTCTACCACTACTTCCCGAGCAAGCGCGCGTTCTTCGCCGCCCTCGTACGCCGGCAGGCCGAGGTGATGGCCCGCGAGACCGCGCCCGACCTGACCCTGTCGCCGGTCGAGCAGCTCGGGCACGGGGTCGAGGCGTTCCTGGACCACGTCGCCCGGCACCAGCACGGCTCGCGGGCCGCGCACCACGGTGGCGCCTCCGCCGACCCGGAGGTCCGCGCGATCATCGAGGAGTCGATGCGGCTGCACGAGCAGCGGATCCTCGACGTGCTCGCGCCCGACGCACCCTCCCCCGAGCTGCTCCGCGTCGCCGTGCGCAGCTGGCTGGTGATGCTGCGCAGCATCGGCCAGGAGTGGATCGACCGGCCGGAGCTGGGGCGCGACGCCGTCCGCGACGTCTGCGTCGGCGCGTTCGTCGGCATGGTGCAGGGGGTCCCGGTCGACCAGCGGGGCGAGCACCTCGACCGGCTGGTCAGGGAGCTCGTCGGCTGAGGCGGCTGAGTCAGGCCGCGGGAGGGCGGGGCTCCGCTGCCGCCCCGCCCCAGGCGCACCCCCGAACGGCCTTAGCGGTGAGCCATCAACCAAATCCCACCTGGAAAAGGTTCACCACCCACCGCCCGTCCGACCCGACGGTGAGCCATCAACCGAACCGAGCAGGGAAAGGGTTCACAGCTCACCGCTCCCGCCGCCAGGGCGCCCGCGCATGCGGGCGGCGCGGGCGCCACAGTCGGCCGGCAGTTGCGCCGACTCAACCCCTCTCAGCCCGGCAGTTGCGCCAGTGAGACTTGTCTCGGTGTCGTGGAGGACGTGCTGACCCGAGTTGCGCCCTGTCGTCGCTGACTGACTTTGAGTCGATTCGATCGCGCGTTCTCCACGACCCAGCTCGATGCGCATTCAGGGCGCGCCGGCCGGGCTCGTGACTTGATAGGAGCCTGGCTGAGGTCTCATCACTGGTTTGTCCGTGACCCGGCTCGGCGCGCTGTCCCTGTTGAAAGGACGGCACCAGCATGACTCACAACCACACACAGATCGAGTCCGCCCAGGTCGGGATCTACGGCGGCGTGGACACCCACCTGGACTTCCACGTCGCGGCCGCGGTCAACGCACTCGGCGCGCTGCTGGGCACCGCGGTCTTCGCGACCACGGTCCAGGGCTATGCCGAACTACTGGCCTGGCTCCGCGCCTGGGGACCACTGGCCCAGGTCGGGGTCGAGGGAACCGGCTCCTACGGCGCCGGCCTGGCCCGTCACCTGCACCGCCACGATGTCGAGGTTCTCGAGATCAACCGGCCCGACCGGGCCAGCCGCCGACGCCGCGGGAAGACCGACGCCTACGACGCCGAGGCAGCCGCCCGGACCGCGTTGGCCGGTCACGCCCGAGCCGCCAAGATCAACACCGGGGCCGTGGAGTCGCTGCGGATGCTGAAGCTGCAACGCGACTCCGCGGTCAAGCAGCGCACCGCCACGCTCAACCAGATGCACCAGCTCAGGGTCACCGCGCCCCAAGAACTCCGCGAACAACTGACCGGCCTGACCAAACACACCCTGGCCACCCACTGCGTGCGGTTCCGCGTCACCCGCGACACCAACAGACTCACCGACCCCGTCCAGGCCGCCAAGAAGGCCCTGCATGGACTGGCCCGCCGAGTCCTGGCGCTCACCGCGGAGATCACCGAACTCGACGCCGACATCGCGGCCCTGACCAGGGCCATCGCCCCGGCCACCAGTGCCGCGGCCGGTGTCGGGGCCCAGACCGTGGCACAACTGCTGATCGCCATCGGCGAGCAACCCGAACGGTTCCACAGCGAGGCCGGCTTCGCCGCCCTCTGCGGCACCAGTCCAATCCCGGCCTCCTCGGGGAAGACCCAACGTCACCGCCTCAACCGCGGCGGGAACCGACAAGCCAACAGTGCCCTGCACATGGCCACCCTCAACCGGCTCTGCCACCACCCACCGACCAGGGCCTACATCGCCGCCCGCACCACCGATGCCAAGTCGGACCCCCACCTGCGCCGCAAGCTCAAGCGCTACCTCGCCCGCGAACTCTTCACCCTGCTGCGACAAGACCTACGAGCCCTCAACACCCCCGACATCGCGGCTTGACGCGTCATAGGAGCATCGACTCGACGGGGGTGACGGGCTGACCCACCCAGTCCACGACGTCGGCGATCGACTCGACCACGCGGGTCGGGCGGTAGGGGAAGTGCTCGACGTGCTCGGCCTTGGTGGAGCCGGTCGTGACCAGGATGGTGCGCAGGCCCGCCTCGAGGCCGCTGATGATGTCGGTGTCCATCCGGTCGCCGATCATCACGGTCGTCTCGGAGTGCGCGTCGAGGCGGTTCAGCGCGCTGCGCATCATCAGCGGGTTGGGCTTGCCGATGTAGTAGGGCTTGCGGCCCGTGGCGGTGCTGATCAGCGCGGCGACCGAGCCGGTCGCGGGCAGGGTGCCGTGCACGCTCGGCCCGCTGACGTCGGGGTTGGTCGCGATGAAGCGGGCGCCCGCCTCGATCAGGCGGATCGCGCGGGTGATCGCCTCGAAGGAGTAGGTGCGGGTCTCCCCCAGCACGACGTAGTCGGGGTCCCGGTCGGTCATCACGTAGCCGATGTCGTGCAGGGCCGTGGTCAGCCCGGCCTCGCCCACGACGTACGCCGTGCCGTGCGGACGCTGGTCGGCGAGGAACTGCGCGGTGGCCAGCGCCGAGGTCCAGATCGCCGACTCGGGGACGTCGATGCCGCTGCCGAGGAGCCGGGCGCGGAGGTCGCGCGGGGTGAAGATCGAGTTGTTGGTGAGGACCAGGAAGCCGAGCCCGGACTCCTTGAGCCGCTCGATGAACTCCTGCGCGCCCGGGATCGGCACCTCCTCGTGCACGAGCACGCCGTCCATGTCGGTCAGCCAGGTCTCCACGGAACGCGAGGGGTTCATGGGGCCATCATGCTGGACGAGCTCACCTGCGGGGCAGCAGGACCTCGAGGCCCTGGGCGGGGTCGTCGCCGGAGATCCGGCCGCCGAGCGCCGCGACGACGGTGCGGGCCTCGTCGAGCCGGCTCAACTGCTCCGACTCACCGTTCCTCGGCCGGGGCACGACGCCCTCGCTGGCGACGCGCACTCGCAGGTGACCGCCCTCCTGGCCGGAGAAGATGATCCGGACCGCGCCGGTGCCGCGCCGGACCACCTCGGCGAGGACGAGGTCGAGGACGTGCTCGACCGGCCCGGGCGTGTAGGTGAGCTCGAGGTCGCCCTCGGCGGAGGCCGTCAACGCACGGTCGCGCGCGGCGAGCCGGTCGGCCCAGCGCTGGGCGAGCTGCGTGGCGAGGTCGACGAGCGGCAGCTCGGCGCCGGCGACGAGGCTGCCGGACCGGGCCAGCTCGACAAGGTCACCGGCCACCTGGTTCATCCCGTCCACGGTCTTCATGGAGCGGACGGCGGTCTGCCGCACGTCGGCCGGGACGTCCTCGCGCAGGGCGAGCTCCTCCATCTCCAGCCGCAGCCCGGTGAGCGGCGTGCGCAGCACGTGGGAGGTGTGCTCGGCGAAGTCGCGCTCGCGCCGGAGCCGGTCCTCGAGCTGGGTCGCGCTGGTGCCGAGGGCGAGCGCGATCGCACGCGCCTCGGGGATCTTCGTCTCGGGCAGGTCGAGGTCGAAGCGGCCCCGGCCGAGCGCCGCCGCGGCCGTGGCGAGCTGGCGGAACGGCGCCGACAGCCAGCGGGAGAAGAAGAACCCGCACAGCCCCGCGACGGCACCGATCAGCAGGAACAGCGCCAGGACCGAGCTGATGTCGCGGTAGAGGATGTCCTTGATGACCTCGGGCGACTGGCTCACCGTGACGTCGCCGCCGGCGACCTCGGAGGACGAGGCGATGTCCTTGGCCGGGTCGTTGCTGTCGTCGTACGTCGAGCCGTGCACCTCGACGGCCGGCGCGCCGTGCGGGGAGTAGACGAGGCGGTCGTCGGCGCCGACCAGACCGCGGAGGAACGTCTCGTCGACCTTCCCGCCCTCGGCCTGCCGGCGGTCGACGATGTCGGCGATCAGCACCGACTCCTCGTGCACGTGCGCGCTCTCCTGCTCCCGGATCAGGTCGCGCAGGATGAACGAGCGCAGGATGCCCGCACCGAGCAGGAGGCAGACGGAGAGGACGATGAAGGCAAGGGTGAGGCGGTTACGCATCGGAGGGGCCGCCTTCGAGGCGGAACCCCACGCCTCGAACAGCCACCACGCGCTCCGTCACACCGACGCTCTCGAGCTTCTGGCGCAACCGACCGATGGTGACGTCGAGCGTCTTGGTCGAGCCGTACCAGTTCTCGTCCCACACGTCGGCCATCAGCCGACCGCGCGACACGACCTTGTCCCGGTTGGCGGCGAGGATGTTCAGGACCTCGAACTCCTTGCCCGTCAAGGGGACCTCGTCCTCGCCGGCGTAGACGCGCCGGGCCG contains the following coding sequences:
- a CDS encoding TetR family transcriptional regulator; this encodes MTRTRLSPEERSQQLLDLGAELFAATPYEDVHIERVAELAGVSRGLLYHYFPSKRAFFAALVRRQAEVMARETAPDLTLSPVEQLGHGVEAFLDHVARHQHGSRAAHHGGASADPEVRAIIEESMRLHEQRILDVLAPDAPSPELLRVAVRSWLVMLRSIGQEWIDRPELGRDAVRDVCVGAFVGMVQGVPVDQRGEHLDRLVRELVG
- a CDS encoding IS110 family transposase yields the protein MTHNHTQIESAQVGIYGGVDTHLDFHVAAAVNALGALLGTAVFATTVQGYAELLAWLRAWGPLAQVGVEGTGSYGAGLARHLHRHDVEVLEINRPDRASRRRRGKTDAYDAEAAARTALAGHARAAKINTGAVESLRMLKLQRDSAVKQRTATLNQMHQLRVTAPQELREQLTGLTKHTLATHCVRFRVTRDTNRLTDPVQAAKKALHGLARRVLALTAEITELDADIAALTRAIAPATSAAAGVGAQTVAQLLIAIGEQPERFHSEAGFAALCGTSPIPASSGKTQRHRLNRGGNRQANSALHMATLNRLCHHPPTRAYIAARTTDAKSDPHLRRKLKRYLARELFTLLRQDLRALNTPDIAA
- a CDS encoding HAD-IIA family hydrolase, with the translated sequence MNPSRSVETWLTDMDGVLVHEEVPIPGAQEFIERLKESGLGFLVLTNNSIFTPRDLRARLLGSGIDVPESAIWTSALATAQFLADQRPHGTAYVVGEAGLTTALHDIGYVMTDRDPDYVVLGETRTYSFEAITRAIRLIEAGARFIATNPDVSGPSVHGTLPATGSVAALISTATGRKPYYIGKPNPLMMRSALNRLDAHSETTVMIGDRMDTDIISGLEAGLRTILVTTGSTKAEHVEHFPYRPTRVVESIADVVDWVGQPVTPVESMLL
- a CDS encoding histidine kinase dimerization/phospho-acceptor domain-containing protein, yielding MRNRLTLAFIVLSVCLLLGAGILRSFILRDLIREQESAHVHEESVLIADIVDRRQAEGGKVDETFLRGLVGADDRLVYSPHGAPAVEVHGSTYDDSNDPAKDIASSSEVAGGDVTVSQSPEVIKDILYRDISSVLALFLLIGAVAGLCGFFFSRWLSAPFRQLATAAAALGRGRFDLDLPETKIPEARAIALALGTSATQLEDRLRRERDFAEHTSHVLRTPLTGLRLEMEELALREDVPADVRQTAVRSMKTVDGMNQVAGDLVELARSGSLVAGAELPLVDLATQLAQRWADRLAARDRALTASAEGDLELTYTPGPVEHVLDLVLAEVVRRGTGAVRIIFSGQEGGHLRVRVASEGVVPRPRNGESEQLSRLDEARTVVAALGGRISGDDPAQGLEVLLPRR